A window from Halomicrobium urmianum encodes these proteins:
- a CDS encoding O-methyltransferase has product MDEDPLPDVTEEFARTLAPDRDDVIAEMDARADSEGFPTVGPAVGGWLRLLARAVDAERVFEFGSGYGYSAYWTAPALPADGEIVLTEIDEDELADARENLERGGYADRARFEHGDAIETVADYEGPFDLVLIDNEKDRYREAFEAVRPKVSEGGVVVADNAVEAGSLDFEDVRALLAGEAVDASEGSRGVADYLATVRDDPAFETGLLPLGQGVAASIRVDGE; this is encoded by the coding sequence ATGGACGAAGATCCGCTCCCGGACGTCACAGAGGAGTTCGCACGGACGCTCGCGCCGGACCGCGACGATGTGATCGCGGAGATGGACGCCCGCGCCGACAGCGAGGGGTTCCCGACGGTCGGGCCCGCGGTCGGCGGGTGGCTCCGGCTGCTCGCCCGCGCCGTCGACGCCGAGCGGGTCTTCGAGTTCGGCTCCGGCTACGGCTACTCGGCCTACTGGACGGCGCCGGCGCTGCCCGCTGACGGCGAGATCGTCCTCACCGAGATCGACGAGGACGAACTGGCCGACGCCCGCGAGAACCTGGAGCGGGGCGGCTACGCCGACCGCGCCCGCTTCGAGCACGGCGACGCGATCGAGACGGTCGCCGACTACGAGGGCCCGTTCGACCTGGTGCTGATCGACAACGAGAAGGACCGCTACCGGGAGGCCTTCGAGGCGGTCCGCCCGAAGGTCTCCGAGGGCGGCGTGGTCGTCGCCGACAACGCCGTCGAGGCCGGGTCGCTGGACTTCGAGGACGTCCGGGCCCTGCTGGCGGGCGAGGCCGTCGACGCCAGCGAGGGGAGCCGCGGCGTCGCCGACTACCTGGCGACGGTGCGCGACGACCCCGCCTTCGAGACGGGCCTGCTGCCGCTGGGGCAGGGCGTGGCCGCGAGCATCAGAGTCGACGGGGAATAG